Proteins encoded by one window of Kribbella italica:
- a CDS encoding alpha/beta fold hydrolase: MMVVVSSCSQPAAAPAEESKDASPQLERFYNQDLSFGSCADYAPNVDDDKIFVDPAECARLTVPLDYDKPDGKTAQVAVLRVPASGGRDERIGSLVVNPGGPGGPGMAQAAITSILLKKSPVVDRFDIVGFDPRGVGRATAPGSARSTPRCSPTRSAPWSSTELPILARTVPPVGSASRKRPSAPSN, from the coding sequence TTGATGGTGGTGGTGAGTTCCTGTAGCCAGCCTGCAGCTGCCCCTGCCGAGGAGTCGAAAGACGCGTCGCCACAGCTCGAGCGCTTCTACAACCAGGACCTGTCGTTCGGGTCGTGCGCGGACTACGCGCCCAACGTCGACGACGACAAGATCTTCGTTGACCCGGCCGAGTGCGCCCGCCTCACCGTGCCGCTCGACTACGACAAACCCGACGGCAAGACCGCCCAGGTGGCTGTACTGCGGGTGCCGGCCTCAGGTGGCCGCGACGAGCGCATCGGCTCCCTCGTGGTCAATCCCGGCGGCCCAGGAGGGCCGGGCATGGCACAGGCGGCCATCACCTCGATCCTGCTCAAGAAGTCGCCGGTCGTGGACCGTTTCGACATCGTCGGATTCGACCCGCGTGGTGTGGGCAGAGCTACGGCACCCGGCTCGGCGCGGTCTACGCCGAGATGTTCCCCGACAAGGTCCGCGCCATGGTCCTCGACGGAGCTGCCGATCCTCGCCAGGACGGTGCCACCCGTCGGCTCAGCCAGCAGAAAGCGTCCCAGCGCTCCTTCGAACTGA
- a CDS encoding alpha/beta fold hydrolase: MFPDKVRAMVLDGAADPRQDGATRRLSQQKASQRSFELMVASCVKLAGCPLGTDPSQAGAAFQQLVRPLIDKPVPAGKNRTLNFNQATGGITAGLYMASEWPKIITGIRRLAKERRGDKLLAIYDTFAGRTADGKWRNYLDANFAINCNDEQARTPEQETNHRHERRQPLRQRHLRQVPDRPRGPHP, from the coding sequence ATGTTCCCCGACAAGGTCCGCGCCATGGTCCTCGACGGAGCTGCCGATCCTCGCCAGGACGGTGCCACCCGTCGGCTCAGCCAGCAGAAAGCGTCCCAGCGCTCCTTCGAACTGATGGTCGCCTCATGCGTCAAGCTGGCCGGTTGCCCCCTCGGCACCGACCCGAGCCAGGCCGGCGCCGCCTTCCAGCAGCTCGTCCGTCCCCTCATCGACAAGCCGGTACCGGCGGGCAAGAACCGGACGCTCAACTTCAACCAAGCCACTGGCGGGATCACCGCCGGGCTCTACATGGCCTCCGAATGGCCGAAGATCATCACCGGGATTCGCCGGCTCGCCAAAGAGCGACGCGGCGACAAGCTGCTCGCGATCTACGACACTTTCGCCGGCCGGACTGCCGACGGCAAGTGGCGCAACTACCTCGACGCGAACTTCGCCATCAACTGCAACGACGAACAAGCCCGCACCCCTGAGCAGGAAACCAATCATCGCCATGAGCGGCGCCAGCCCCTGCGTCAACGACATCTTCGCCAAGTACCTGATCGACCTCGAGGTCCCCACCCCTGA
- a CDS encoding FBP domain-containing protein, whose product MQPITESQIRGSFVNCSQGEAKRLTVPKDLEEQPWDQLDFLGWCDPGAPDRGYLVAERDGKLIGITLKAAKSAGRGFTSRSMCSLCMTTRTGGGVVLMAARRSGAAGRQGNTVGQYLCTDLACSLYIRGKKQAATEPGLDETLSVEEKTIRLTNNLTLFVDKVLR is encoded by the coding sequence ATGCAACCGATCACCGAGAGCCAGATTCGCGGCTCCTTCGTCAACTGCTCCCAGGGCGAGGCGAAGCGGCTGACCGTGCCCAAAGACCTGGAAGAGCAGCCCTGGGACCAGCTCGACTTCCTGGGCTGGTGCGATCCCGGCGCCCCCGACCGTGGCTATCTGGTGGCCGAGCGAGACGGAAAGCTCATCGGCATCACGCTGAAAGCGGCCAAGAGCGCTGGTCGGGGCTTCACGTCCCGCAGTATGTGCTCGCTGTGCATGACGACGCGTACCGGCGGCGGCGTGGTTCTGATGGCCGCGCGCCGGTCAGGCGCTGCGGGACGACAGGGCAACACCGTGGGGCAGTACCTCTGCACCGACCTGGCCTGCTCCTTGTACATCAGGGGCAAGAAGCAGGCGGCCACCGAGCCTGGATTGGACGAGACCCTTTCGGTGGAGGAGAAGACCATCCGCCTGACGAACAACCTGACGCTGTTCGTCGACAAGGTGCTCCGGTAA
- a CDS encoding MarR family transcriptional regulator: MGDLQWTADDLAGLPAWTLVQAYHSVAQGFHALFAEQRLTPVQFGVLAQLAVTPGLTQAELARRVLIRPQSMGELIGSLVERGLLLRQGPGGRGRPVPVTLTEQGQAVLEQAGSAVRAFNQPEALGMTAGEAHQLNELLHKLIASRRDPGLA; the protein is encoded by the coding sequence GTGGGCGACCTGCAGTGGACGGCGGATGACCTTGCCGGCTTGCCGGCCTGGACCTTGGTGCAGGCGTACCACTCGGTCGCCCAGGGTTTTCACGCTCTCTTCGCCGAGCAACGGCTGACGCCGGTGCAGTTCGGCGTACTGGCTCAACTTGCTGTCACCCCGGGCCTGACGCAGGCCGAGTTAGCCCGCCGGGTTCTCATCCGTCCTCAGAGCATGGGCGAGTTGATCGGTTCACTGGTCGAGCGGGGTCTGCTCCTTCGCCAGGGTCCGGGCGGGCGCGGGCGACCTGTGCCGGTGACCCTGACAGAGCAAGGGCAAGCGGTACTCGAGCAGGCAGGCTCCGCAGTACGGGCCTTCAACCAGCCGGAAGCACTCGGCATGACGGCGGGCGAAGCGCACCAACTCAACGAGCTGCTGCACAAGCTGATCGCCTCGAGGCGCGATCCGGGGCTTGCATAA
- a CDS encoding MMPL family transporter — protein sequence MALAVVGGVLAPTTIDRLSYDFGLPGQPAYETNERILAEFDNGGVIDPLAVVASVPAPSSVDDEQVRSQFAAALDRLPEGWRVVSFLDAEDPEVAKSLTSPDRRTTVALVYPPVLPGAAAYETALPQLTSTMASTQVAGQPLQVTGVEALREGGGGSDRPIIVEIAFGAGGAMIVLALVFGSLLAIVPLLMAAAAISTTFLLILGLSATTDVSFIVQYLVGLIGLGVAIDYTLLIVMRWREERAAGADNGEAVATAMTTAGRAVMFSGVTVAVSLLALVVVPVPFLRSVGFGGLLIPLVSVAIAMTLLPVILATIGPRLEWPRRKRHHADSRLWRRIGGLVVKHRIVAALLATAVLAAMFAPALGLRLGSPELTAISAGADPAAKAYRTATDAGISAGIFRPVEILTADAAVLDTVGAVDGVAAVAAPEAPQWRRGNQQLAAVLLTNDPSTPAGRETVDRIRAAAPETTVGGSAAEDADSVTAIYGNVGWVLFLVVVVTVLLLARALRSVWLPIKALVQNVVSIGAAYGLTVLIWQQGFGAQALFGAEASGTITFWVPLAAFSFLFGLSMDYELFILSRIKEEHDAGLSTAEATVAGLSYTGRLVSSAALILFLAFVALSTVPVIDVKIFATTLALGIALDATIVRSVLTPALVAWFGDLNWWWPRRKDRPELAHKEETRGSNTP from the coding sequence GTGGCTCTGGCTGTCGTCGGTGGCGTTCTGGCGCCGACGACGATCGATCGGCTGAGTTACGACTTCGGACTGCCAGGACAGCCGGCCTACGAGACCAATGAGCGCATCCTGGCCGAGTTCGACAACGGTGGCGTGATCGACCCGCTGGCGGTGGTGGCATCCGTTCCGGCTCCTTCGTCCGTCGACGACGAGCAGGTGCGCTCGCAGTTCGCTGCGGCACTCGACCGCCTGCCGGAGGGCTGGCGGGTCGTGTCCTTCCTCGACGCCGAAGATCCGGAGGTGGCCAAGTCCCTGACCAGTCCAGATCGCCGGACGACGGTGGCCCTGGTGTACCCACCGGTCCTGCCCGGCGCGGCGGCGTACGAGACGGCTCTTCCTCAGTTGACCTCGACGATGGCGAGCACCCAGGTCGCCGGTCAGCCGTTGCAGGTGACCGGAGTCGAAGCGCTCCGCGAGGGCGGTGGCGGCTCCGATCGGCCGATCATCGTCGAGATCGCCTTCGGCGCCGGCGGCGCGATGATCGTGCTCGCGCTGGTGTTCGGATCGCTCCTCGCGATCGTCCCGCTGCTGATGGCGGCGGCCGCGATCAGTACGACGTTCCTGCTCATTCTGGGGCTGTCGGCAACTACCGATGTCTCGTTCATCGTGCAGTACCTCGTCGGCCTGATCGGGCTCGGCGTGGCGATCGACTACACCTTGCTGATCGTCATGCGCTGGCGAGAGGAACGCGCCGCGGGTGCGGACAACGGGGAGGCAGTAGCGACCGCGATGACGACCGCTGGTCGGGCCGTCATGTTCAGCGGCGTCACCGTCGCCGTCTCCCTGCTCGCGCTGGTCGTCGTACCGGTGCCGTTCCTGCGCAGCGTGGGGTTCGGCGGCCTGCTGATCCCTTTGGTCAGTGTCGCCATCGCGATGACACTTCTGCCGGTGATCCTCGCGACGATCGGACCGCGTCTGGAGTGGCCGCGTCGCAAGCGGCACCACGCGGACAGCCGGCTGTGGAGACGAATCGGTGGTCTGGTCGTCAAGCACCGCATCGTCGCGGCCCTCTTGGCGACCGCCGTGCTTGCCGCGATGTTCGCGCCGGCCCTTGGTCTTCGGCTCGGCTCACCGGAACTGACCGCGATCTCCGCAGGCGCTGATCCCGCTGCCAAGGCCTACCGGACCGCGACCGACGCCGGCATCAGCGCGGGGATCTTCCGGCCGGTGGAGATCCTCACCGCGGACGCCGCAGTCCTCGACACAGTCGGAGCCGTCGACGGAGTCGCGGCCGTGGCCGCGCCGGAGGCACCACAGTGGCGTCGCGGCAATCAGCAACTCGCGGCGGTCCTCCTGACCAACGATCCCTCGACACCAGCAGGCCGCGAGACCGTCGACCGTATCCGTGCGGCCGCACCGGAGACCACTGTTGGCGGTAGCGCCGCGGAGGACGCGGACTCGGTGACTGCGATCTACGGCAACGTCGGCTGGGTGCTCTTCCTGGTGGTCGTCGTCACCGTTCTGCTCCTGGCCCGGGCCCTACGCTCGGTGTGGCTGCCGATCAAGGCTCTCGTCCAGAACGTGGTGTCGATCGGCGCGGCGTACGGCCTGACGGTGCTGATCTGGCAGCAGGGTTTCGGAGCACAAGCGCTGTTCGGTGCCGAAGCCAGTGGCACGATCACCTTCTGGGTGCCGCTGGCTGCTTTCTCCTTCCTGTTCGGCCTGTCGATGGACTACGAACTCTTCATCCTGTCGAGGATCAAGGAAGAGCACGACGCGGGCCTGTCGACAGCGGAAGCGACCGTCGCGGGCCTCAGCTACACCGGGCGCCTGGTCAGTTCGGCCGCCCTGATCCTCTTCCTGGCCTTCGTGGCGCTGTCCACGGTGCCGGTGATCGATGTGAAGATCTTCGCGACCACCCTGGCCCTCGGGATCGCCCTCGACGCCACCATCGTCCGCAGCGTCCTCACCCCTGCCCTCGTCGCCTGGTTCGGAGACCTCAACTGGTGGTGGCCCCGCCGCAAGGACCGGCCCGAACTCGCCCACAAGGAGGAAACACGGGGAAGCAACACCCCGTGA
- a CDS encoding FadR/GntR family transcriptional regulator has protein sequence MTSTPGMSQTDVVVQGIKKIIVDGRLKAGDKLPIEKDLAEEFGVSRGSLREGVRALSIMGVLETRQGAGTFVTALDSSLLLAPMGFVVDLQDRAGAAYLHTVRRVLETEAAALAAVQIDENALRRADAILRRSEEQLSQDEPDHEAVLEADIAFHHLIAEASGNPVLVALIDALGTRTIRLRLWRSINQEGADEATHGEHRAVLEALAAHDPDRARVRMAAHLFAVEDYLHTRNPSPEALSPEPLPDLREPV, from the coding sequence ATGACGAGTACGCCGGGGATGTCGCAGACCGATGTCGTGGTGCAGGGCATCAAGAAGATCATCGTGGACGGCCGGCTGAAGGCGGGCGACAAGCTGCCGATCGAGAAGGACCTCGCCGAGGAGTTCGGCGTCTCGCGCGGCTCACTGCGCGAGGGGGTCCGGGCCTTGTCGATCATGGGTGTGCTGGAGACCCGGCAAGGCGCCGGCACCTTCGTGACCGCTCTCGACTCTTCGTTGCTGCTGGCTCCGATGGGCTTCGTGGTCGATCTGCAGGATCGCGCCGGCGCGGCCTACCTGCACACCGTACGACGGGTCCTCGAGACCGAGGCGGCCGCGCTCGCCGCGGTGCAGATCGACGAGAACGCGCTGCGCCGGGCGGACGCGATCCTGCGCCGTTCCGAGGAACAGTTGTCGCAGGACGAGCCCGACCACGAGGCCGTGCTCGAGGCCGACATCGCGTTCCATCACCTGATCGCGGAGGCGTCCGGCAATCCTGTCCTGGTCGCTCTCATCGACGCTCTGGGCACCAGGACGATTCGGTTGCGCCTCTGGCGGTCGATCAACCAGGAGGGCGCCGACGAAGCCACCCACGGCGAGCACCGCGCCGTACTGGAGGCCCTCGCCGCCCACGATCCCGACCGCGCCAGAGTGCGGATGGCCGCCCACCTGTTCGCCGTGGAGGACTACCTGCACACCCGCAACCCGTCCCCGGAGGCCCTGAGCCCGGAGCCACTGCCGGATCTCCGTGAGCCCGTCTGA
- a CDS encoding L-fuconate dehydratase, with amino-acid sequence MTRITSVDVVDVRFPTSLTADGSDAMNKDGDYSAAYVVLHTDDPELRGHGFTFTIGRGNDLCVAAAEQRARPLVGRDVDELAADLGGVYRDLQSDSQLRWLGPDKGVVHLALAAVMNAAWDLAARRAGKPLWRFLSDLSPTELVDAADLRYLSDVLTRDEAIELLAARQEGRAERIAELEQSGYPCYTTSAGWLGYSDDKLRRLCEEAVAAGYRHVKLKVGADLADDIRRCGIAREVIGPEGHLMIDANQVWDVPEAIEWVGHLASFDPLWIEEPTSPDDVLGHAAIRKAVAPVGVASGEHGMNRVLFKQMFQAEALDYCQLDAARLGSVNEVLAVYLMAAKFGVPVCPHAGGVGLCELVQHLSVFDYVAVSASLDNRVTEYVDHLHEHFVDACVVRAGAYVLPTAPGYSAELRASSLAEFEFPGGRYWSGGQRAAVVA; translated from the coding sequence ATGACCCGTATCACCTCGGTCGACGTCGTCGACGTCCGCTTTCCCACCTCGCTGACCGCAGACGGGTCCGACGCGATGAACAAGGACGGTGACTACTCGGCTGCCTACGTCGTCCTGCACACCGACGACCCGGAGCTGCGCGGCCACGGATTCACGTTCACGATCGGACGCGGCAACGACCTGTGTGTCGCGGCGGCCGAGCAACGGGCCCGGCCCTTGGTGGGCCGTGACGTCGACGAGTTGGCCGCGGATCTCGGCGGGGTCTATCGCGACCTGCAGTCCGACTCGCAACTGCGGTGGCTCGGCCCGGACAAGGGCGTGGTCCATCTGGCGCTGGCCGCTGTCATGAACGCTGCTTGGGACCTGGCCGCTCGCCGGGCCGGCAAGCCGTTGTGGCGGTTTCTGTCGGACCTGAGCCCGACGGAGCTGGTCGACGCGGCTGACCTGCGGTACCTGTCGGACGTGCTGACTCGCGACGAGGCGATCGAGCTGCTCGCGGCCCGCCAGGAGGGCCGCGCGGAGCGGATCGCGGAGCTCGAGCAGAGCGGATATCCCTGCTACACGACGTCCGCGGGGTGGTTGGGATACTCCGACGACAAGTTGCGGCGCCTCTGCGAGGAGGCCGTTGCCGCCGGCTACCGGCACGTCAAGTTGAAGGTGGGCGCCGATCTGGCCGACGACATCAGGCGCTGCGGCATTGCCCGCGAGGTGATCGGTCCCGAAGGACACCTGATGATCGACGCGAACCAGGTGTGGGACGTGCCCGAGGCGATCGAGTGGGTCGGCCACCTGGCTTCCTTCGACCCGCTGTGGATCGAGGAGCCGACCAGCCCGGACGACGTGCTCGGTCATGCGGCGATCCGCAAGGCGGTGGCACCGGTCGGGGTGGCCAGCGGCGAGCACGGCATGAACCGGGTGCTGTTCAAGCAGATGTTCCAGGCCGAGGCGCTCGACTACTGCCAGCTCGACGCGGCCCGGCTGGGCAGCGTGAACGAGGTGCTCGCCGTCTATCTGATGGCCGCGAAGTTCGGCGTACCGGTGTGTCCGCACGCCGGTGGCGTAGGGCTCTGCGAGCTGGTCCAGCACCTGTCGGTCTTCGACTACGTGGCCGTGTCCGCCTCACTCGACAACCGCGTCACGGAGTACGTCGACCACCTGCACGAACACTTCGTCGACGCGTGTGTCGTCCGCGCGGGCGCGTACGTGCTGCCGACCGCACCTGGTTACAGTGCTGAGCTCCGGGCGAGCTCGCTGGCCGAGTTCGAGTTCCCCGGTGGCCGGTACTGGAGCGGTGGACAGCGGGCGGCGGTCGTGGCGTGA
- a CDS encoding glycosyl hydrolase family 95 catalytic domain-containing protein — protein sequence MQQLSETPSGRARTGPSETVLRYDSPAGNWLEAMPLGNGRIATMCFGGVGTDRLALNDETCWSGSPESSRALGTAAGEIGAGVVERIRAAVAEGDVRTAETLARSLQAGHSQAFLPLGDLLLDVRVNGRLPLPAEVVDYRRALDLDTATATSSYEYDGVVVRQEAFVSAPAGVLVVRLIGSQPGSLTLTARLTSQLQHWTAATGSSGLGLLARCPANVSPPHVNDPDPIRYADGPAAGMAAAAVLRIRSDGTLEAADDKLEVVDATEIVLVLATDTGYAGWDVTPTRTPEACRDSADERAAAALAREHEDLRQEHLDDHQRLFRSCRLDLPTDPAVYDLPTVERLRRASTADDAGLAALLFNYGRYLLISSSRPGGLPATLQGIWNEELRPPWSSNYTVNINTEMNYWPAETTGLSECHEPLLRYVESLAASGLVTARERYGCGGWTAHHNADAWAWSIPVDGDPKWSNWPMAGAWLCRHLWEHYLFTEDQEFLRRAWPVLRGAAEFGLDWLVELPDGTLGTSPSTSPENDFVGPDGAPASVTTSATMDLALISDLFGICRETADLLGVDEPFVERITAARRRIPEPPIHSSGQLGEWATEHEEIDPHHRHVSHLVGLFPGDSITPDGTADLAAAATRSLDLRGDRATGWSLAWKVCLRARLRDGSAAHRLLQELLTLTDGTGSDYTGDGAGVYANLLCAHPPFQIDGNFGATAGIAEMLLQSHTGELEILPALPTAWTTGSVSGLRGRGGIGVDLAWSPAEGVVVDVTADRDRAVVIRIGAEKIAVDLIGGKPFRLDRPLPSAPVG from the coding sequence ATGCAGCAGCTCAGTGAGACGCCCTCGGGCCGAGCTCGCACCGGCCCCTCCGAAACCGTGCTGCGCTACGACTCGCCGGCCGGCAACTGGCTCGAGGCAATGCCGCTCGGCAACGGGCGGATCGCGACGATGTGCTTCGGCGGGGTCGGAACCGATCGGCTGGCGCTGAACGACGAGACGTGCTGGTCCGGCAGCCCGGAGAGCTCGCGAGCACTCGGGACCGCGGCCGGTGAGATCGGCGCCGGCGTCGTCGAGCGGATCCGCGCCGCGGTGGCCGAAGGCGATGTCCGCACGGCCGAGACCTTGGCCCGCTCGCTGCAGGCCGGACACTCCCAGGCCTTCCTTCCGCTCGGTGATCTGCTGCTCGACGTCCGGGTCAACGGCAGGCTTCCCTTGCCGGCGGAGGTGGTGGACTATCGCCGCGCTCTGGACCTCGACACGGCAACGGCGACGTCGTCGTACGAGTACGACGGTGTCGTGGTCCGGCAGGAAGCCTTCGTCAGTGCACCGGCCGGCGTACTGGTGGTACGGCTGATCGGGTCACAACCGGGATCACTGACGCTGACCGCGCGACTGACCTCGCAACTCCAGCACTGGACGGCTGCCACTGGTTCCAGCGGGCTCGGGTTACTGGCGCGATGCCCCGCCAACGTCAGCCCACCGCACGTGAACGACCCGGATCCGATCCGGTACGCCGACGGACCGGCGGCCGGAATGGCCGCCGCGGCCGTCCTCCGGATCCGTTCCGACGGCACGCTCGAGGCCGCCGACGACAAGCTCGAGGTCGTCGACGCCACGGAGATCGTTCTGGTGCTGGCCACCGACACCGGCTACGCGGGTTGGGACGTCACACCGACCCGTACGCCGGAAGCATGCCGCGACTCAGCGGACGAACGAGCGGCCGCAGCACTGGCCCGCGAGCACGAGGATCTTCGGCAGGAGCACCTGGACGACCACCAACGTCTGTTCCGATCCTGTCGCTTGGACCTTCCCACCGATCCAGCCGTGTACGACCTCCCGACAGTCGAACGGCTACGACGCGCGTCCACCGCGGACGACGCAGGTCTCGCGGCTCTGCTGTTCAACTACGGGCGCTACCTGCTGATCAGCAGCTCCCGCCCGGGCGGTCTGCCGGCGACGCTTCAGGGCATCTGGAACGAAGAACTGCGGCCACCGTGGAGCTCCAACTACACGGTGAACATCAACACCGAGATGAACTACTGGCCCGCCGAGACGACCGGGCTGTCGGAGTGTCACGAGCCGCTGCTTCGCTACGTCGAGTCGCTCGCCGCGTCCGGACTGGTCACCGCCCGAGAGCGGTACGGATGCGGCGGCTGGACGGCCCACCACAACGCCGACGCCTGGGCCTGGAGCATCCCGGTCGACGGTGACCCGAAGTGGTCGAACTGGCCGATGGCCGGTGCGTGGCTTTGCCGGCATCTGTGGGAGCACTACCTCTTCACCGAGGACCAGGAGTTCCTCCGTCGGGCCTGGCCGGTCCTGCGCGGGGCCGCCGAGTTCGGCCTGGACTGGCTGGTCGAGTTGCCGGACGGAACGCTCGGTACGTCGCCGTCCACCTCGCCCGAGAACGACTTCGTCGGACCGGACGGTGCGCCCGCTTCCGTGACGACCTCGGCGACGATGGACCTGGCGCTCATCTCCGACCTGTTCGGCATCTGTCGTGAAACCGCCGACCTGCTCGGAGTGGACGAGCCGTTCGTCGAGCGGATCACCGCTGCCCGCCGGCGGATCCCCGAGCCTCCGATCCACAGCTCGGGCCAGCTCGGCGAGTGGGCCACTGAGCACGAGGAGATCGATCCGCACCACCGCCATGTCTCGCACCTGGTCGGTCTCTTTCCCGGCGACTCGATCACTCCCGACGGCACCGCCGATCTCGCGGCCGCCGCGACCCGCAGTCTCGACCTGCGCGGCGATCGCGCGACCGGCTGGTCGCTGGCCTGGAAGGTCTGCCTTCGCGCCCGTCTCCGCGACGGTAGCGCTGCCCACCGGCTACTCCAGGAACTCCTCACCCTGACCGACGGCACCGGCAGCGACTACACCGGCGACGGCGCGGGGGTCTACGCGAACCTGCTCTGCGCGCACCCGCCGTTCCAGATCGACGGAAACTTCGGCGCGACGGCAGGGATCGCCGAGATGCTGCTGCAGAGCCACACCGGCGAGCTGGAGATCCTGCCGGCCTTGCCGACCGCCTGGACCACCGGCAGCGTCTCCGGCCTCAGAGGCCGCGGCGGAATCGGCGTCGACCTCGCGTGGTCCCCCGCCGAGGGCGTTGTCGTCGACGTCACGGCCGACCGCGACCGCGCGGTGGTGATCCGGATCGGCGCGGAGAAGATCGCCGTGGACCTGATCGGCGGCAAACCCTTTCGACTCGACCGCCCGTTGCCGTCGGCCCCAGTCGGCTGA
- a CDS encoding ABC transporter permease produces the protein MHTLQPPAPVTTAKPRGRQRPKLSLRRSLRRHWQLYLLIIPPMVYFLVFKYIPMSNAVLAFKNYNVVQGIWGSDWVGWLNFEAFFSNPVFWSLVKNTFLLSFYTVIASFPIAVILALALNEVRQGFFRKTVQLVTYAPYFISTVVVVSMIILMLSPRLGIISRGLGFFGVDQPDLLGNPDYFRHIYVWSDVWQTAGYSAVIYLAALAGIDQSLYEAAKVDGASRIRKIIHVDLPGIMPTAVIILVLAVGNIMAIGFEKAFLLQNNLNLGQSEIIATYVYKTGLLNADFSLATAVGLFNSVINLLLLVFVNMIAKRVTGNGLWS, from the coding sequence ATGCACACCCTGCAACCACCGGCCCCGGTCACGACGGCCAAACCCCGCGGCAGGCAGCGCCCGAAGCTCTCGCTCCGCAGGAGTCTGCGCAGGCACTGGCAGCTGTACCTGCTGATCATCCCGCCGATGGTGTACTTCCTGGTCTTCAAGTACATCCCGATGTCCAACGCGGTGCTCGCGTTCAAGAACTACAACGTCGTCCAGGGCATCTGGGGCAGTGACTGGGTCGGCTGGCTGAACTTCGAGGCGTTCTTCAGCAATCCGGTGTTCTGGTCCCTGGTGAAGAACACCTTCCTGCTGTCGTTCTACACCGTCATCGCCAGCTTCCCGATCGCCGTCATCCTGGCGCTGGCGCTGAACGAGGTCCGCCAGGGCTTCTTCCGCAAGACCGTCCAGCTGGTCACCTACGCGCCGTACTTCATCTCCACCGTCGTCGTCGTGTCGATGATCATCCTGATGCTGTCGCCACGCCTGGGCATCATCAGCCGCGGTCTCGGCTTCTTCGGCGTGGACCAGCCCGACCTGCTGGGCAATCCGGACTACTTCCGGCACATCTACGTGTGGTCGGACGTCTGGCAGACCGCCGGCTACTCGGCGGTGATCTACCTGGCGGCGCTGGCCGGGATCGACCAGTCCCTGTACGAGGCGGCCAAGGTCGACGGCGCGTCGCGGATCCGCAAGATCATCCACGTCGACCTGCCCGGCATCATGCCGACCGCGGTGATCATCCTGGTCCTTGCTGTCGGCAACATCATGGCGATCGGGTTCGAGAAGGCCTTCCTGCTGCAGAACAACCTCAATCTCGGTCAGTCCGAGATCATCGCGACCTACGTCTACAAGACCGGACTGCTCAACGCCGACTTCAGCCTGGCCACCGCGGTCGGGTTGTTCAACTCGGTGATCAACCTGCTGCTGCTGGTCTTCGTCAACATGATCGCCAAGCGGGTCACCGGGAACGGACTGTGGTCATGA
- a CDS encoding carbohydrate ABC transporter permease, which produces MSQRTEERLPDGSPTTGPGAPTRRLTRRERKRRDNAEERTRIKEPRSDRIFLFFVYLLLAVFLAIVALPLIYILASSFSSPEAVSAGRVTLWPVDFSLRGYEAVLGNSQVIQGYVNSLIYTVAGTVVSVVLTIAIAYPLSRRTFAGRNVFMSVILFTMLFTGGLVPTYLVVQSLGMLDTRWALIIPQAVGVWQVIIARTYFRTAIPDELEEAAQLDGCSDLRFLWSIVIPLAKPMIAVVALMYAILQWNSYFDALIYLKSPDLFPLQLVLRNILILNTYSGGGQDASVVMERQQLADLLKYSLIVVASVPVLVIYPFVARFFTKGIMIGAVKG; this is translated from the coding sequence ATGAGCCAGCGCACCGAAGAACGACTGCCCGACGGGTCCCCCACCACCGGGCCTGGTGCCCCCACCCGACGGTTGACCCGGCGGGAGCGCAAGCGGCGCGACAACGCCGAGGAACGCACCAGGATCAAGGAACCCCGGTCCGACCGCATCTTCCTGTTCTTCGTCTACCTGTTGCTGGCGGTGTTCCTGGCCATCGTCGCGCTGCCGTTGATCTACATCCTGGCCAGCTCGTTCAGCAGCCCCGAAGCGGTCTCGGCCGGCCGGGTGACGCTGTGGCCGGTCGACTTCTCGCTGCGGGGGTACGAAGCCGTCCTGGGCAACTCCCAGGTCATCCAGGGCTACGTCAACTCGCTGATCTACACGGTCGCCGGCACCGTGGTCAGTGTCGTCCTGACGATCGCGATCGCCTACCCGCTGTCGCGCCGGACGTTTGCCGGCCGCAACGTTTTCATGAGCGTCATCCTGTTCACCATGCTGTTCACCGGAGGACTGGTCCCGACCTACCTGGTGGTGCAGTCGCTGGGCATGCTCGACACCCGCTGGGCGCTGATCATCCCGCAGGCCGTCGGGGTGTGGCAGGTGATCATCGCCCGGACCTACTTCCGGACCGCGATCCCCGACGAGCTGGAGGAAGCGGCACAGCTGGACGGCTGCAGCGACCTGAGGTTCCTCTGGTCGATCGTCATCCCGCTGGCCAAGCCGATGATCGCGGTGGTCGCGCTGATGTACGCGATCCTGCAGTGGAACTCCTACTTCGACGCCCTGATCTACCTGAAGAGCCCCGACCTGTTCCCGCTCCAACTGGTCCTGCGCAACATCCTGATCCTGAACACCTACAGCGGTGGCGGGCAGGACGCCTCGGTGGTGATGGAACGCCAGCAGCTCGCCGACCTGCTGAAGTACTCGCTGATCGTCGTCGCAAGCGTCCCCGTCCTGGTGATCTATCCCTTCGTGGCCAGGTTCTTCACCAAGGGAATCATGATCGGCGCCGTCAAGGGATGA